A window of Mastomys coucha isolate ucsf_1 unplaced genomic scaffold, UCSF_Mcou_1 pScaffold1, whole genome shotgun sequence genomic DNA:
GCTGCAACAGAGCTAATGAGAGCACACAATCCCACAGGTGCGCTCTCAGAAACATTCACGCCCCCTCCTTTGGCAACAATTGGTCAGTTCACCATGGACTAGAAGGGAACGAGATGATGAGATGCCCCTCACTCAAGGTGTAGGGCTCCTGTCTGGAACTTTCTGTTCTGTGGGAGACAGAAGTGGGCAGAAGGAGATGATAAAAATAGGTAGACATTATCTCTGTACACACAACCAACACTTGATGGGCCCACGAGAGGAGGGCCGAGAAATCTTGAgttttgttctttactttttattcaaaTAGACCTATAGCTTCATGGGGAATGGAAAGTTTGGCGGCCATTTCTACCCAGgcttatacattttcttttatggaCTGTACCAGGCAACACTCGTCTCCAAGGCTGTGATTGCCAGTGACTCTCCTGTGCATGTGTCCTACCTTCCTAAGAAGAATAAGAGATGTTCCAAGCTGAAAGTTTCTTATAGAGGATGGCTGAAGATAGTGACTGGCTCCCTCTTAGCATTTTATGTGGTCTTCTGTCTTGATGATGGAATGGTGTTGATTAACAAAGAGATGCCTCCAAGGTTTATGTACCCTCAAGAGTGGCAGCACCTCACCATGTTCATCCTCCTTGCCCTTGATGGTTATGTAGATGTCATGAGCAAGAACGTGCTGAGGCAGAGGTGCGTGCTCCTAGAAAGAGGTGCCACTGTGCTGGGCTTctacatgctgctgctgctgctgctgtctcacGTTCAGGTCTCCTCAAAGGTGGAGCTGCAGGTTCACTCTCTCCTCATCTTGGTGGTGTTCCTGCTGATGCTGGTGATGACGGCAGAGCTGTGGGCTCCTGAGATGTTTCACCTCTGGGTGATAGAGACCTTCCTGTTCCTGATAATGGGCTCATGGCTGATGCACATAGGCTTCATTCTCTTTAGACCGGTCTCTGGCTTCCCATGGAAGGATGATGACATCAGTGACATCATGTTTGTCACCACCTTTTTCTGCTGGCATGTGATGATCAACGCCTTATGCATGTTGGGAATCTATGGCATCTCTTCCTTTTGGCACCATTGTTACAGTCCCAGCTTGAGGCTGATGGGATCCAAGGAAGCGCTGTACCACAAGAGTTCTTTAGGAACCTTCTACAAGCTGCTGcaggaggcagagcagcaggACAAAGATGACCAGGCTCCTTTCCTTTTAAAGAGCTgtgacggggctggagagatggctgagaggttaagagcactgactactcttccaaaggtcctgagttcaaatcccagcaaccacatggtggctcacaaccatccgtaatgagatctgatgccctcttctggtgtgtctgaagacagtgacagtgtactcatataaataaataaaccttggGGGAggtgaagaaaaagaggaagagagagaagggaagaagaaggaggcagaggaggaggaagaggagttgtTTTAGGGTCAGCAAGTTGTCTCAGTAAGTAGAGCTGCTTAAGTTCAATCCCCGAATCCTTcaaggtagaagaagaaaaatgacctCTGACAGCTATCTTCTGACCACCACTGCAtgaacaacacatacacacacacagcacatacaccaCAGAAACActcaagatacacacacacacatacacatacatacacacacacacacacacacacacacaaaatgaaaaaaaaaaaagagctgtgaCAGGGCCTAGAATACCTGGGCATACACACCACTCCATCTTCCTCCTGTGAGCTCTCCTGGGCACTTGTAATGTACCCTTTGTTCCTTGGTGAAGGTAATGGCCCTAGAGGATGGTAGTTAGTCCCAACTATTACGCCTGTCATTGACCCTATAACTGTTGAGGACATAAAAGGATGACCCTGAAAAGTTACATAGCCTACCTAGGTTATGCTAGTCAGGAGGAGGGAGTGAGGATAAGGAGTATTGAGAAGAGTGGGCTACAAGAACTATCCACAGTGGGAAGATCATGGCAGGGAACCTCTGAAAAGAGGGGGAGGGTTCAGCAGGAATTCCAGCTCTGATgcggctctgagttagccaaggaATATGACAGTGTTGGGTGTCCCTATTGGCCAACTGAagtggagatggctctgtggagaCAGCATGACATATAGTACAATTCACTACTCCATTTGGATGCAATTACAAGAATCCCACATGTGTATAATTTAATGTGGGTAGATTAACATCGCTTCAAAAAcaagtaattaaaattttcagaTCTCATTGAAAGTTTCCACAATCCAAAATTTCATGAACCCCTACCATACTTCTTATTTTTAACACCTAATCAGACCAAAGCAAAGTGCTTAGTGGTATGTTCACTacaagctatatatatatatatgtgtgtgtgtgtgtatgtatataacatatataatatatatagtatttcaCTATGCTTTACTTGTGTGTGAGTTTTTTTCCAACAACCAAACCTGTTGTCAGTCACATTTTTATCACAGCTATTTTATACTGTCCTACATAGAATAGTATACTATTCTATACTAGAATCAATTTCTCCATAGTGTTATGGTCACAATGGACCCTTCCTCCAAATTCACATACTCCCTTGATCTGTGTCCCCTAGCACCTCTCCTACATTTGTGTCACATGCTGCAGACACATTCTTCCTTGTCTCTCTGGGAAGGTTTTGTCTCATCACCTAAAATGTAACCCCTTAAAAGTAAATAACATAGTGTAGCTTATTTACCTAATTTCTTTTGCATGTTTCAGAGTCATATGATAGTACCTGCTAGGAGAATGCTTTGGATGGAAGAAGGAACAAGAGAGAGGTAGCAGGAGAGGTGGGGCGTGGTGAGGGGTAATTATAAGCAAAGTACAACGGCATTTCTATATGAAACTTTATACTGTAACCGTTATTTTCTATGCCAActaaaaaattagtttaaaagtaattttctatATAGCTTATGTTTAATAAAGTTTACTACCAGGgtccccttttctttcccttctaaaTGTAATGTCTGACTGCTCTGTGAACTCTAACAATATAAATCAATCATGGGCTTCCTTGCTGTGTGTAAAGTGACGGCCCTGATTTGCTCAGGATGGGCTTCACTCTCCCATGACTTACCACAGCTCTCTGAGGTGTACTAGGCTGACTCTCAAGAAGTGTTCATTTCTCcatatgaaaatgtcaaagaCTCCAACAGGTGACTTTGCACAATGACTGATGGTCAGGGCTGTGACTGGAATACGGCTCAAAAGCTCCTGTTGTCTGGCCCCAGGGGCTTGTTTGCTGAGAATGGAGGTGCGACTGATTGACAGAACAGACTGGAGAGAAAGCAGGTGACAAAGATACCTAGTCTGCAGAGGTAGGATGGTGCAATTATTCTAGGACCTCCgaaaagcagtggctctcaacctgtgggtcatgaccccgaTGGGGGGTCAAAATACTTTTTTActagggttgcctaagaccattggaaaacacatatttttattacCATTCATAACAGTCACAAAGTTAtgtataaagtagcaacaaaaagaattttacggttgggggtcaccacagaatgaggaactgtattaagggtctcagcattaggaaggttgagaatcactgtcctTAAGAATGTGTGATGTcgccgggaagtggtggtgcacgcctttaatcccagcacttgggagacagaggcaggtggatttctgagtttgaggccagcctggtctacagagtgagttccaggacagccagggctatacagagaaaccctgtctcgaaaaacaaacaaacaaacaaaaactagaatgTGTGATGTTCTCCCACTGCAGCCTGGGAAATATCTTAGAGATTAGAGACCTCAATGCTGACCAAACCATGATTCGTGGTTTTAGTGCTAAGATGAATCTGAGGACTAGACTGTTTATGGAGCACAGTCACAGATCTTactaaagattttttaaaagaggctTACACAGAAGGTTaagaggaaaacaacaacaacaacaacaacaacaacaacaacaacaaactctgaAGATCATGGGCGTGGCCTACCCAGGAATGGTGCTCACAAAGTAAGACCAATCCAATAAAAGGTTTGGACTCCTCAGTGTTTTTCCAGTAGTCATACACAGGATTTTGGCGGGTTTTGCAGCTGTTGTCTTATCTCTGGGTGGCTCCCAAAGAGTACCTGACAGGACTACAAATGAGGTAGAAGTCTGAGAAGCAAGAATTCAGGAACTTAGGGTGTCTTTGCTGTACACAAAGCTGTTTTGTTCGAGATTCCCAGGCACATCTGGGAAGAAGAATAAAGCTTCCACCCAAGGTCGTATGTCAATACAATTAGGCCTATGTCGTTGTTATTTTAACATACAATATCTGTATCTAAAAGGAACTTTGAatt
This region includes:
- the LOC116101490 gene encoding transmembrane epididymal protein 1A-like, with product MGNGKFGGHFYPGLYIFFYGLYQATLVSKAVIASDSPVHVSYLPKKNKRCSKLKVSYRGWLKIVTGSLLAFYVVFCLDDGMVLINKEMPPRFMYPQEWQHLTMFILLALDGYVDVMSKNVLRQRCVLLERGATVLGFYMLLLLLLSHVQVSSKVELQVHSLLILVVFLLMLVMTAELWAPEMFHLWVIETFLFLIMGSWLMHIGFILFRPVSGFPWKDDDISDIMFVTTFFCWHVMINALCMLGIYGISSFWHHCYSPSLRLMGSKEALYHKSSLGTFYKLLQEAEQQDKDDQAPFLLKSCDGAGEMAERLRALTTLPKVLSSNPSNHMVAH